From the genome of Verrucomicrobiia bacterium, one region includes:
- a CDS encoding cytochrome c oxidase subunit II → MEKLLQLPVLASKEGQNVDDLIVYLHYLMIVLFFGWFIYFVYALVRFSKKNNAKADYKGMRGHFSNYLELTVAGIEAALLIFVAYPIWARHAGGFPEEKDSTVIQVVAQQFAWNARYAGADGQFGRQDMKLVSADNLFGVDPADTHGADDVQVLNDIHVPVNKPVICQISSKDVIHSFRLQTMRVAQDAIPGMRIPIWFEPTREGRYQIFCAQLCGNGHAAMAGGYLVVESQEKFDQWLASKAGASASFE, encoded by the coding sequence ATGGAAAAACTTCTTCAGCTCCCGGTGTTGGCCTCCAAGGAAGGCCAGAATGTTGACGATTTGATCGTCTATTTGCACTACCTGATGATCGTCCTGTTTTTCGGGTGGTTCATTTATTTTGTCTATGCGCTGGTGCGGTTCAGCAAAAAGAACAACGCCAAAGCCGACTACAAGGGCATGCGCGGACATTTCTCAAATTACCTCGAATTAACGGTGGCCGGCATTGAAGCCGCGCTACTGATTTTTGTGGCCTACCCCATTTGGGCGCGTCACGCCGGCGGCTTCCCGGAGGAAAAGGATTCCACCGTCATCCAGGTCGTGGCGCAACAATTCGCCTGGAACGCGCGCTACGCCGGTGCCGATGGCCAGTTTGGTCGTCAGGACATGAAGCTGGTTTCGGCGGACAACTTGTTTGGTGTGGACCCGGCGGATACTCACGGCGCGGATGACGTGCAGGTGCTGAATGACATTCACGTGCCGGTCAACAAACCCGTGATTTGCCAGATCAGTTCCAAAGACGTCATTCACTCCTTCCGCCTGCAAACCATGCGCGTGGCTCAGGACGCCATTCCGGGCATGCGGATTCCCATTTGGTTCGAGCCAACGCGAGAGGGGCGTTATCAAATCTTCTGCGCGCAACTTTGCGGTAACGGCCACGCGGCCATGGCGGGCGGTTATCTCGTGGTGGAAAGCCAGGAGAAATTCGATCAGTGGCTGGCCTCCAAAGCGGGTGCCTCCGCCAGTTTCGAGTAG
- a CDS encoding cytochrome c oxidase subunit 3, whose translation MDIPYTSKVRPDTGLYNGKLGVWLFLASEVMLFGGLFSAYTYLRIGAPPDTWPHGWMNVTLGTINTVLLALSAITTLLAWAALKTKQFGRYKLFGLLTILLACAFLGIKSYEYRDKLTHYQVQLNDGRVADGHLVENNKDADYILLRGHYAANATELLDGRAKGHPAHEELKIARADIKSLKNYGPALNNFLAIYFSITGLHAIHILGGIIVFAYLWGPGSKMWFTAPARFTNRVETAGLFWHFVDLVWIFVFPLFYLT comes from the coding sequence ATGGACATTCCCTACACAAGCAAAGTTCGACCCGATACCGGATTATACAATGGCAAGCTGGGCGTGTGGTTGTTCCTGGCTTCCGAAGTGATGTTGTTCGGCGGTTTGTTTTCCGCCTACACTTACCTGCGGATTGGCGCGCCGCCGGACACCTGGCCGCACGGCTGGATGAACGTCACGCTCGGCACCATCAACACCGTCCTGCTGGCGCTTTCCGCCATCACCACCTTGCTTGCGTGGGCGGCGTTGAAGACGAAGCAATTCGGACGCTACAAACTGTTCGGCCTGCTGACCATTCTGCTCGCGTGCGCGTTTCTGGGCATCAAATCCTATGAATACCGCGACAAGCTCACCCACTATCAGGTGCAATTGAATGACGGTCGCGTTGCGGACGGACACCTGGTGGAAAACAACAAGGACGCCGATTACATCCTGTTGCGCGGTCATTACGCGGCGAACGCCACTGAACTCCTGGACGGTCGCGCCAAGGGGCACCCGGCGCATGAAGAACTAAAAATTGCCCGCGCGGACATCAAGAGCCTGAAAAACTACGGGCCAGCCCTGAACAATTTTCTGGCGATTTATTTCAGCATTACCGGGCTGCACGCCATCCACATTCTCGGGGGCATCATCGTGTTCGCCTACCTTTGGGGGCCGGGCAGCAAAATGTGGTTCACCGCGCCCGCGCGTTTTACCAATCGCGTTGAAACCGCCGGACTCTTCTGGCATTTCGTGGATTTGGTTTGGATTTTTGTGTTCCCGCTATTCTACCTGACCTGA
- a CDS encoding cbb3-type cytochrome c oxidase subunit I, whose product MSQPEAHPSHGSHSEPGFLRKYVFSIDHKIIGIQYGYTSLAFMLFGFFLMGIMRWQIAHPGEAVPLIGNFLQTVFKDAAINGVVSPDLYNMFGAMHGTIMVFLAVVPVLTGAFGNYLVPIQVGASDMAFPRLNMMSYQFYLFGGIVMLASFFIPGGPAQSGWTSYPPLSLIVPTDGQTYWLVGMVFIITSSLLGSVNIITTIVQLRAPGMTWLRLPFFIWTEFVAAFLLLLAFPPLEAAGLLQLVDKLTGSSMFLPTGLAVSGAAAHAAGGGSPILWQHLFWFLAHPEVYVLILPAMGIVAEIIANNIRKPLWGYKSMVYASLALGFLSVLVWAHHMYLTGMGTVIATFFQTTTMMVSVPSVIILTCLLISLWGGSIRFNTPMLFALTFLPMFAIGGLTGLPLGFSASDLHLHDTYYVIGHFHYVVAPGTIFAVFGGIYYWYPKMTGRFMNEFWGKVHFWGSLIFMNVIFMPMLSQGMAGMLRRMSDGGINYALSHTGAEGSLPNMIMEMNRVILWGAIGLAIVQIPFILNVFISMRKGVKVANDNPWDATTLEWQTETPPWVYNFRKEPVVHRGPYEYSVPGFSRDFTPQTEPDNVGAKH is encoded by the coding sequence ATGTCGCAGCCTGAAGCTCACCCGAGCCACGGATCTCATTCCGAGCCGGGCTTTCTACGGAAATACGTTTTCTCCATTGATCACAAAATCATAGGAATTCAATACGGCTACACGTCGCTGGCGTTCATGCTGTTTGGGTTCTTTTTGATGGGAATCATGCGCTGGCAGATTGCGCATCCCGGTGAAGCCGTGCCGTTGATTGGGAATTTTTTGCAAACGGTTTTCAAAGACGCGGCGATCAACGGGGTGGTTTCGCCGGATCTTTACAACATGTTTGGCGCGATGCACGGCACGATCATGGTGTTTTTGGCGGTGGTGCCGGTGTTGACCGGCGCGTTTGGCAATTACCTCGTGCCGATTCAGGTGGGCGCCAGCGACATGGCGTTCCCACGCCTGAACATGATGAGCTATCAATTCTATCTGTTCGGCGGAATCGTGATGTTGGCGAGCTTCTTCATTCCCGGCGGGCCGGCACAATCCGGTTGGACCTCTTATCCGCCGTTGAGCTTGATCGTTCCGACGGATGGCCAAACCTACTGGCTGGTGGGCATGGTGTTCATCATCACTTCCTCGCTGCTGGGATCGGTGAACATTATCACCACCATCGTCCAATTGCGCGCGCCGGGCATGACCTGGCTGCGCCTGCCGTTCTTTATCTGGACGGAATTTGTAGCGGCGTTTCTGTTGCTGTTGGCGTTCCCGCCGCTGGAAGCCGCCGGGTTGTTGCAACTGGTGGATAAGCTAACCGGCTCCAGCATGTTCCTGCCAACCGGCCTGGCGGTCAGTGGGGCCGCGGCGCATGCGGCCGGTGGTGGCAGCCCGATCTTGTGGCAGCACTTGTTCTGGTTTCTGGCGCATCCGGAAGTGTACGTGTTGATTTTGCCGGCCATGGGCATTGTCGCGGAGATCATCGCGAACAACATCCGGAAGCCGCTTTGGGGCTACAAATCCATGGTCTATGCGTCGCTGGCGTTGGGTTTCCTTTCGGTGCTGGTCTGGGCGCACCACATGTATCTCACTGGTATGGGCACGGTGATTGCCACGTTCTTCCAAACGACCACGATGATGGTTTCCGTTCCCTCGGTCATCATTTTGACCTGCCTGCTGATTTCGCTCTGGGGCGGCAGCATCCGATTCAATACGCCCATGCTTTTCGCGCTGACGTTCCTGCCGATGTTCGCGATTGGCGGACTCACCGGTCTGCCGCTGGGTTTCAGCGCGAGTGACCTGCACTTGCACGACACCTACTACGTGATCGGCCACTTCCACTACGTGGTCGCGCCCGGAACGATCTTCGCCGTGTTTGGCGGCATCTATTATTGGTATCCCAAAATGACCGGCCGCTTCATGAATGAATTTTGGGGCAAGGTGCATTTCTGGGGATCGTTGATCTTCATGAACGTGATCTTCATGCCCATGCTTTCGCAAGGCATGGCCGGCATGTTGCGGCGCATGTCGGATGGCGGCATCAACTACGCCTTATCGCACACCGGCGCCGAGGGCAGTTTGCCCAACATGATCATGGAAATGAACCGCGTGATTTTATGGGGCGCGATCGGGCTGGCGATTGTGCAGATTCCTTTCATCCTCAACGTCTTCATCAGCATGAGAAAAGGCGTCAAAGTGGCGAATGACAATCCGTGGGACGCCACCACGCTGGAGTGGCAGACTGAAACGCCGCCCTGGGTTTACAATTTCCGCAAAGAACCGGTGGTGCATCGCGGCCCCTATGAATACAGCGTGCCGGGTTTCAGCCGGGATTTCACGCCGCAGACCGAACCGGACAACGTTGGCGCCAAACACTGA
- a CDS encoding DUF4091 domain-containing protein — MKLFIMLAVATAVIAGHTETTNAVLNDSRPGYWLAQSADLGVWWCESGWKVGRERMMPERANQKLAPLKVSAARGEYEAVQVVLRPERDGELLAAELGALKSRWGRTAAITSTIAEVAYVEVTKPTDKTCVVGWYPDPLPPLRTPLTLRAGQNQPLWLTFQIGREVKAGNYSAKLKLRTTIGELSVPVTVEVFDFTLPEASHLRSALGMGSSAINRYHRLTDPADQELVYEKYLRNFAEHRISPYSFFDYAPMDIRFIGEGADQRAQIDFTKFDRAATRWLDEHHFNSFLLPLRGMGGGTFHSRHLGELQDFKEGTPEHARLFHDYLSQIERHLRERGWLNQAYTYWFDEPDPKDYEFVTEGMKRIKAAAPGIHRMLTEQPEPALMGNVEIWCALTPEWTPEKVAARRAAGEEVWWYICTGPKAPYVTEFIDHPGTELRLWPWQSWQYGVQGILIWETLYWTSATAYPSPQLQDPWQDPMSWQVGYGLESGKKSPWGNGDGRFLYPPRRPLSDTSPNLDEPINSLRWENLRDGMEDYEYFWLLNREIERVAGVKGENRLVQEARALLQVPADISQDLTHFTTDPRLMLQHRERVARMIEKLSKVH, encoded by the coding sequence ATGAAGCTGTTTATCATGCTGGCCGTCGCGACGGCGGTAATTGCGGGTCATACTGAAACCACCAACGCCGTTCTCAATGATTCGCGCCCGGGTTACTGGCTCGCACAGTCCGCCGACCTTGGCGTTTGGTGGTGCGAAAGTGGTTGGAAAGTCGGACGCGAACGCATGATGCCTGAACGAGCGAACCAGAAATTAGCGCCGCTCAAAGTCTCGGCCGCCCGCGGCGAGTATGAGGCGGTTCAGGTGGTGCTGCGTCCGGAACGCGATGGCGAACTGCTGGCGGCAGAGCTGGGGGCGCTGAAGAGCCGTTGGGGGCGGACGGCAGCCATTACCAGCACGATCGCTGAAGTGGCTTATGTGGAAGTCACGAAGCCGACAGATAAAACCTGCGTGGTGGGTTGGTATCCCGATCCATTGCCGCCATTGCGAACGCCGTTGACGCTGCGTGCCGGGCAAAATCAACCGCTCTGGCTCACGTTTCAGATCGGTCGCGAGGTGAAGGCGGGTAATTACTCAGCCAAACTCAAGTTGCGAACCACTATCGGCGAACTGTCCGTTCCGGTTACCGTCGAGGTGTTTGATTTCACGTTGCCGGAAGCATCGCACCTGCGCAGCGCCCTGGGGATGGGCAGTAGCGCGATCAATCGCTATCACCGGCTCACCGATCCCGCCGATCAGGAACTGGTTTATGAAAAGTATCTGCGGAACTTTGCCGAGCATCGCATCAGCCCCTACTCGTTCTTTGATTATGCGCCCATGGACATCCGTTTTATCGGGGAAGGCGCCGACCAACGGGCACAAATAGATTTCACCAAGTTCGATCGCGCGGCGACCCGGTGGCTGGACGAGCACCATTTCAACTCGTTTCTGCTCCCGTTACGCGGCATGGGCGGCGGCACGTTTCACAGCCGACACCTTGGCGAGTTGCAAGACTTCAAGGAAGGCACGCCCGAACACGCGCGGCTGTTTCACGATTACCTGAGTCAGATCGAGCGACACCTACGCGAGCGCGGCTGGTTGAATCAGGCTTACACCTATTGGTTCGATGAACCGGACCCGAAAGATTATGAATTTGTCACCGAGGGCATGAAACGCATCAAGGCCGCCGCGCCCGGCATCCACCGCATGTTGACCGAACAACCTGAACCCGCGCTCATGGGCAACGTGGAGATTTGGTGCGCACTCACCCCCGAGTGGACGCCGGAAAAAGTCGCCGCCCGCCGCGCCGCTGGCGAAGAGGTCTGGTGGTACATCTGCACCGGACCGAAAGCGCCTTACGTCACCGAGTTCATAGATCATCCGGGCACGGAACTACGCTTGTGGCCGTGGCAATCCTGGCAATACGGCGTGCAAGGCATTCTCATCTGGGAAACGCTTTATTGGACCAGCGCGACGGCCTACCCGAGTCCGCAATTGCAAGACCCGTGGCAAGACCCGATGAGCTGGCAGGTGGGTTACGGTCTGGAAAGCGGAAAGAAATCACCGTGGGGCAACGGCGACGGACGCTTCCTCTATCCGCCGCGGCGACCGTTAAGTGACACGTCACCGAATCTGGACGAACCGATCAATTCGCTGCGCTGGGAAAATTTGCGCGATGGCATGGAAGACTACGAATACTTCTGGTTGTTGAATCGCGAGATCGAGCGAGTGGCTGGCGTAAAAGGTGAGAACCGTTTGGTGCAGGAAGCGCGGGCCTTGCTCCAGGTGCCGGCGGATATTTCGCAAGACCTCACGCACTTCACCACCGATCCGCGACTCATGCTCCAACATCGCGAACGCGTGGCACGAATGATCGAAAAGCTTAGCAAGGTGCACTGA
- a CDS encoding endonuclease/exonuclease/phosphatase family protein, whose protein sequence is MRLLITFLFSLWGCVGARAGDGVIQHRLKLMQFNVWQEGTQVTNGFDKMIDVMLASDADLVALSEVRNYQGKDFHERILDALKVKAPERKYYGEYAGGDVGLISRFPIEAQAGMFDGTANDTGSIKAWRMTLPGELKATICSAHLDYRGYGLYLVRGYEGGYPHFKMRDADQDGVPDRVTDVEEIMAYNRRSQRNKSIADFLTFAQQEEAAGRVVILAGDFNEGSHLDWTERAKHSFGHYGVALPWDNSIALQRHGFLDAYRVVHPDEIEYPGFTWPAIADGKQTTSWALKADERDRIDFIYYGTRVIPAFRATQAWLVGPKACFIGNEKVPNPGRDSYVGDALPWPSDHAGVLVEFTW, encoded by the coding sequence ATGCGTCTTTTAATCACTTTTCTTTTCAGCCTGTGGGGGTGTGTTGGCGCCCGAGCCGGGGACGGGGTGATCCAGCATCGCCTGAAGCTGATGCAATTTAACGTCTGGCAGGAGGGCACTCAGGTGACGAATGGCTTTGATAAGATGATTGACGTCATGCTCGCCAGCGATGCTGATCTCGTCGCGTTATCCGAGGTGCGGAATTATCAAGGCAAGGATTTTCACGAACGCATTTTGGACGCGCTCAAAGTCAAAGCGCCGGAGCGGAAATACTACGGGGAATACGCGGGCGGCGACGTCGGGTTGATCAGTCGGTTTCCGATCGAAGCCCAGGCGGGCATGTTTGATGGCACGGCGAACGATACCGGTTCGATCAAGGCATGGCGGATGACGTTGCCCGGCGAACTCAAGGCCACGATTTGCTCCGCGCATCTGGATTATCGCGGTTATGGTCTGTATTTGGTGCGCGGCTATGAAGGCGGCTACCCCCATTTCAAGATGCGTGATGCGGATCAGGATGGCGTGCCGGATCGCGTCACGGACGTGGAGGAAATCATGGCTTACAACCGGCGTTCGCAGCGGAATAAATCCATCGCGGACTTCCTGACGTTTGCGCAACAGGAAGAAGCGGCGGGACGGGTGGTCATTCTGGCGGGCGACTTCAATGAAGGCTCGCACTTGGATTGGACCGAACGCGCGAAGCACAGCTTCGGCCACTACGGCGTGGCGCTGCCGTGGGACAACAGCATTGCGTTGCAACGGCATGGTTTCCTTGACGCTTACCGCGTGGTGCATCCGGATGAAATTGAATACCCCGGCTTCACCTGGCCAGCCATCGCCGACGGCAAACAAACCACCTCATGGGCGCTCAAAGCTGACGAGCGTGATCGGATTGATTTTATCTATTACGGCACCCGGGTGATTCCGGCTTTTCGCGCCACCCAAGCGTGGCTGGTTGGCCCGAAAGCCTGTTTCATCGGCAACGAAAAAGTGCCCAACCCGGGCCGCGATTCGTACGTGGGCGACGCTCTGCCCTGGCCGAGCGATCATGCGGGGGTGCTGGTGGAATTTACGTGGTGA
- a CDS encoding rhodanese-like domain-containing protein yields MIRKLFTAALVGLTCWVGGCATKKVSAPTTVIKYVKADEAAQLIAAHQVTVLDIRTPKEFASKHIADATNLDFFAGDFTAQLERLDRNQIYLLHCASGNRSRRALPAFEQLGFKEIIHLDGGIIAWEAKGYPVTQ; encoded by the coding sequence ATGATTCGAAAATTATTTACCGCAGCCTTGGTGGGACTCACTTGTTGGGTGGGCGGGTGCGCGACTAAAAAAGTCAGCGCACCAACCACCGTGATCAAGTACGTCAAAGCCGACGAGGCGGCGCAGTTGATCGCCGCGCACCAGGTCACCGTGCTGGACATTCGGACTCCGAAAGAGTTCGCCTCCAAACATATCGCTGACGCGACCAACCTTGATTTTTTTGCCGGCGACTTTACGGCACAACTTGAGCGGCTTGATCGGAACCAGATCTATCTGTTGCATTGCGCGAGTGGCAATCGTTCCCGCCGCGCCTTGCCCGCTTTTGAGCAGCTCGGCTTCAAGGAAATTATTCACCTCGATGGCGGCATCATTGCTTGGGAGGCCAAGGGGTATCCGGTGACGCAATAG
- a CDS encoding Gfo/Idh/MocA family oxidoreductase, which translates to MSSPNNFSRRQFLKAVGLTAAAAPFITSRLFAQSAQPMLRHASFGVGGMGWSDLTQFSSHPQFQLVAMCDVDTHRSEAARKKFPQARFYQDWRELLDKEAGNIDSVNVATPDHMHAPIAVSAMRLGKHVYGQKPLAHDLYEVRRMTEIAAEKKLVTQMGIQIHSAAAYRVAVRILQDGAIGKIKEVHSWCFKSWGDTEPLPQRQDPVPTTLDWDLWLGVCAKRPFIGNGYYHPENWRKRLDFGTGTFGDMGCHIFDPVFKALELTAPTSVRSEGVAPDEWNWALNSTIHYQFPGTKYTAESVLPVTWYDGDARPPADVIALLEGDKAPMTGSIFVGTAGTLLLPHISKPVLYPDAKFQNYEYPNLTEVDHWGSFIDACLGKGQTSAHFGYSGPLTEAVLLGGVASRFPHTTLDWNSARLRFDNRKANHYVRRTYRRGWRVKGLS; encoded by the coding sequence ATGTCATCACCAAACAACTTCTCGCGTCGTCAATTTCTCAAAGCGGTCGGCCTCACGGCCGCGGCCGCTCCGTTTATCACTTCCCGCCTGTTCGCGCAGTCCGCGCAACCGATGTTGCGCCACGCCAGCTTCGGGGTCGGCGGCATGGGCTGGAGTGATCTCACGCAATTCAGTTCGCACCCGCAGTTTCAGTTGGTCGCCATGTGCGACGTGGACACGCACCGCAGTGAAGCCGCGCGGAAGAAGTTTCCGCAGGCGCGGTTCTACCAGGACTGGCGCGAGTTGCTCGACAAGGAAGCCGGGAACATTGATTCCGTCAACGTCGCGACTCCCGATCACATGCACGCGCCCATTGCGGTCAGCGCCATGCGCTTGGGCAAACACGTTTACGGACAAAAACCGCTGGCGCACGACCTTTATGAAGTTCGGCGGATGACGGAGATTGCGGCGGAGAAAAAGCTTGTGACCCAGATGGGCATTCAAATTCATTCCGCCGCCGCCTACCGCGTGGCGGTGCGCATTCTGCAGGACGGCGCAATTGGCAAAATCAAGGAGGTACATTCGTGGTGCTTCAAATCCTGGGGCGATACCGAGCCGCTGCCCCAGCGTCAGGACCCCGTGCCGACGACGCTCGATTGGGATCTCTGGTTGGGGGTCTGCGCCAAGCGACCGTTCATTGGCAACGGTTATTACCATCCGGAAAACTGGCGCAAACGGTTGGACTTCGGCACCGGCACATTCGGCGACATGGGCTGCCACATTTTTGATCCGGTTTTCAAAGCGCTCGAACTAACCGCTCCGACCTCGGTGCGTTCGGAAGGCGTGGCCCCGGACGAATGGAATTGGGCGCTCAACTCGACGATTCATTATCAATTCCCCGGCACAAAATACACCGCGGAGAGCGTGTTGCCGGTCACGTGGTATGACGGTGATGCCAGACCGCCGGCGGATGTCATTGCGCTGCTGGAGGGCGACAAAGCTCCCATGACGGGTTCGATCTTTGTGGGCACGGCGGGCACGCTGTTGCTCCCGCATATTTCCAAGCCGGTCTTGTATCCGGACGCCAAATTCCAGAATTACGAATATCCGAACCTCACCGAAGTGGACCACTGGGGTTCCTTTATTGACGCCTGCTTGGGCAAGGGCCAGACCTCGGCGCACTTTGGCTACTCGGGACCGTTGACCGAGGCGGTACTGCTTGGCGGCGTGGCCTCACGCTTTCCGCATACCACCCTGGATTGGAATTCGGCCCGACTGCGCTTTGACAATCGTAAAGCCAATCATTACGTCCGGCGCACTTATCGTCGCGGCTGGCGCGTGAAGGGTTTGAGTTGA
- a CDS encoding DUF1080 domain-containing protein yields MKKIMFVAVSLIGAVIFTGCSTTGSRAANNLPPAGFTALFNGSDLSGWWGASTEDPRKYLALPEADLNQKKRDSLADIRAHWSVQNGELVNDGQGLYLTTDKNYRDFELLLEYRTVPRADSGVYLRGCPQVQIWDSTEQDKFSIGADKGSGALWNNSPGAPGKDPLVKADKPFGEWNSLRVILCGERAWIWLNGQQTVDGARMENYYDRKLPLPVAGPIQLQTHGGEIRWRNVFIREIGSTEANQRVRGKDAGGFKSIFNGHSFAGWSGPIDNYEIEAGAITCKPKRGGTIYTDASYGDFVARLEFKLPPGGNNGLAIRYPGTGDAAYVGMCESQVLDDHYEQATGSQIDPRQAHGSAYGMVAAQRGYQRPIGEWNYEEVTVIGHTIKVELNGTVILNADLSKVTDFMAGHAHPGVSRTSGHFGFAGHNDPVMFRNLSIKPLN; encoded by the coding sequence ATGAAGAAAATCATGTTCGTGGCTGTGTCGTTGATCGGCGCAGTTATTTTTACTGGTTGCAGCACGACTGGCTCGCGTGCGGCCAATAACCTTCCGCCCGCCGGCTTCACGGCTTTGTTCAATGGTAGTGATCTTTCCGGCTGGTGGGGCGCGTCCACGGAAGACCCGCGGAAATACCTCGCGTTACCCGAGGCGGATCTAAACCAGAAGAAGCGCGATAGCCTGGCGGACATCCGGGCGCATTGGTCGGTGCAAAATGGCGAACTGGTCAATGATGGGCAGGGTTTGTATCTGACCACGGATAAGAACTACCGGGATTTCGAGTTGTTGCTGGAGTATCGCACCGTGCCGCGCGCGGATAGTGGCGTTTATCTGCGTGGCTGTCCGCAGGTGCAGATTTGGGATTCCACCGAGCAGGACAAATTCAGCATCGGTGCGGATAAAGGCTCGGGAGCGCTTTGGAACAACAGTCCGGGTGCGCCCGGCAAGGACCCGCTGGTGAAGGCCGATAAACCGTTTGGCGAATGGAATTCGCTGCGCGTGATTCTGTGCGGCGAACGCGCCTGGATCTGGCTGAATGGCCAACAGACGGTGGATGGCGCGCGCATGGAAAATTATTACGATCGCAAACTGCCGCTGCCCGTCGCGGGACCGATCCAACTGCAAACGCACGGCGGCGAAATCCGCTGGCGCAATGTGTTCATCCGGGAGATCGGCAGCACGGAGGCCAACCAACGCGTGCGCGGCAAGGACGCGGGCGGATTCAAATCCATTTTTAACGGTCATAGTTTTGCCGGTTGGTCGGGGCCGATTGACAATTACGAGATCGAGGCGGGCGCCATCACCTGCAAGCCCAAGCGCGGCGGTACGATTTACACCGATGCCAGTTACGGCGACTTTGTGGCGCGACTGGAATTCAAACTGCCCCCCGGTGGTAACAACGGTCTGGCCATTCGCTATCCGGGAACGGGCGACGCGGCCTATGTGGGCATGTGCGAATCACAGGTGCTGGATGACCATTACGAGCAGGCCACCGGCAGCCAGATTGACCCCCGGCAGGCGCACGGCTCGGCGTACGGCATGGTCGCCGCGCAGCGCGGTTATCAACGCCCCATCGGCGAATGGAATTATGAAGAGGTTACCGTCATCGGGCACACCATCAAAGTGGAGCTGAACGGGACGGTGATTCTCAACGCCGACCTGTCCAAGGTGACGGACTTCATGGCCGGACACGCGCATCCGGGCGTGAGCCGCACCTCTGGACATTTTGGTTTCGCCGGGCACAATGACCCGGTCATGTTCCGTAACCTTTCCATCAAACCGCTTAACTAG
- a CDS encoding DUF1080 domain-containing protein — MKKFIFLGVALLVAGCCTQQRHESGWISLFNGQDLSGWTVRGKATWSVQNGVLIGLGGMGHIYTDATATDFEFKGKFRITEQGAKANSGLYFRAHPPVDNPDGFPRGYEAQICHSQEAYTGWLWKPGKPTGKATTLLTKDGEWFDYRIRAVGSHIQFWINDQPVMTYDDTEYTTGHFAIQGHNSGMKIEAKDLYYRNLN; from the coding sequence ATGAAAAAATTTATCTTCCTCGGGGTGGCGCTGTTGGTGGCCGGTTGTTGCACGCAGCAACGGCATGAATCCGGTTGGATCTCGCTGTTCAATGGCCAGGACCTGTCCGGTTGGACCGTGCGCGGCAAAGCCACCTGGTCCGTGCAGAACGGCGTGCTGATTGGCCTGGGTGGCATGGGCCACATCTATACGGACGCCACCGCCACCGACTTTGAGTTCAAGGGCAAGTTTCGCATCACCGAGCAGGGTGCAAAAGCGAATAGCGGACTGTACTTCCGCGCCCATCCGCCAGTGGATAATCCGGACGGTTTCCCGCGCGGTTACGAAGCGCAGATTTGCCACAGCCAGGAAGCCTACACCGGCTGGTTGTGGAAGCCGGGCAAACCGACGGGCAAGGCCACGACGTTACTCACCAAGGACGGCGAGTGGTTCGATTACCGCATCCGCGCCGTCGGCAGCCACATTCAATTCTGGATCAACGATCAACCGGTAATGACCTACGACGACACCGAATACACGACCGGCCACTTCGCGATTCAAGGCCACAATTCCGGCATGAAAATCGAAGCGAAGGATTTGTATTACCGGAATCTGAACTAA